In Engraulis encrasicolus isolate BLACKSEA-1 unplaced genomic scaffold, IST_EnEncr_1.0 scaffold_315_np1212, whole genome shotgun sequence, a single genomic region encodes these proteins:
- the LOC134443336 gene encoding uncharacterized protein LOC134443336 codes for MHKAEQVRSPAPVPVPAPAPPPAPAPPPAPAPPPAPAPPPAPAPPPAPAPPPAPAPPPAPAPPPAPVPVPVPGRDYDVMNWSCSHPQKTWMRTELQSLGLWPGSRPVRNPGNIISLWRHPPQPELLDTVADLPSPNFFQLHPFFIWKPESDIMARLRNNYILPCLHDCQHPHIVSSGVGRPRVIVGTSGQYYIMSSRLSCKACRKVWFADNPRWIEKLPKRFTHLLPAFITYKKAICKSVMDELRRGSRSPTDMANQVNELMHLKYERAHLAYLLAINNVRDGETGLYGQRTIGQYLTRERAAPRDFGRYEDADGWCGVSVSAFYLTDCLLDEYRRQAPSISSLLQGTFGRVFRSDHTRKVARKVTLSSGVMSSYAVMNENWVIVSWVMVHSETEKSLEPMYRGLAKRYDDAEVEKAGYHWMDRDCCAAFRIPESFPGKHLDWRAWETNPAVVAGAVSGHLGNASASRTCYNPDISVRLDLFHCMRRLCRECTSEHHSLYGSFCQMLSAAFLIVDQDDLKRLQEAYVFCGIQPPNPTKQHIREHCRTKVPGPMELLGRVERVMRHYHLAKDPNDVPLFKPSMLKCWKIQRVHVLRGCLSDPELAEGIMYRHGGTLQLNHVPGEGARVPIWIPVRGTSQQEGYHFHQAQWVTGTQVSPELFQAQGMMGVARWNFQRLVSLKLPGVVLPAVFDPALMVDLNAASLEATAEDKYPILRLSGRDTGECFGLEYTEPGCRPVPLDWNKHRSQRDEPAPEAAPPSPVRAPSPEPAPAPAAVETPSRSPTPAPVCTPSRLPAPAPVCTPSRLPAPAPVCVSYGLPSTPRSARTGPVKTGGRVFVLDFTRWTPPMRDAIDHLLLKHRGQKDYLRLVDQEYGDMVHRSAADPNSLLHPTTRLHISRYVKHTAKQLNASSALNTSQERVLETQQLWQSLTDGSATTTVPVVTLEPAGPPPPPPPPPPPTPAALTPEALERLVKGIVEQQQQQQQLQQQEQRKKQIKTCLACGQPKSRYSTGGSSVHYYYQMGQDRYFYCSKKVHDTYAAEGLSDTAMSFEDFSKTDFFPRELAAVKQRAADKADKQRKRQAPQPEPVGRLCRFCRLPIKQGPNSPHIHTSFPGVPGNYIYCPAKVLNIYKDRGMQTEMTWLEFKDSPFYDAERKRWPEPVCYSRLGDGDLLSLFFCGLKAFCLDLA; via the exons ATGCACAAGGcagagcaag TTCGTTCACCTGCCCCAGTACCTGTTCCGGCTCCAGCCCCGCCACCTGCTCCGGCCCCTCCACCTGCTCCGGCCCCTCCACCTGCTCCGGCTCCTCCACCTGCTCCGGCCCCGCCACCTGCTCCGGCCCCTCCACCTGCTCCGGCCCCGCCACCTGCTCCAGCCCCGCCACCTGCTCCGGTGCCTGTACCTGTGCCTGGCCGCGACTATGACGTCATGAATTGGAGCTGCTCCCACCCTCAGAAGACCTGGATGAGGACGGAACTCCAGAGCCTCGGGCTGTGGCCTGGGTCACGACCCGTGAGGAACCCGGGAAACATCATCTCCCTGTGGCGTCATCCCCCGCAGCCAGAGCTTCTGGACACCGTGGCAGACCTTCCCTCACCTAACTTCTTTCAGCTCCACCCTTTCTTTATATGGAAGCCCGAAAGTGACATCATGGCCCGCCTGAGGAACAACTACATCCTGCCCTGTCTCCATGACTGCCAGCATCCTCAC ATTGTCTCATCTGGTGTTGGGAGGCCTCGCGTCATTGTGGGAACCAGCGGCCAGTACTACATTATGTCGTCACGACTCTCCTGCAAGGCCTGTCGGAAGGTCTGGTTTGCTGACAACCCCCGGTGGATCGAGAAGCTGCCGAAGCGGTTCACCCACCTCTTGCCCGCTTTCATCACCTACAAGAAAGCCATCTGCAAGTCTGTGATGGATGAGCTCAGGCGCGGCAGCAGGTCCCCCACCGACATGGCCAACCAGGTCAACGAGCTAATGCACCTGAAGTACGAGCGGGCTCACCTGGCATATCTTCTGGCCATCAACAACGTCCGGGATGGCGAGACTGGGCTCTACGGGCAGAGGACCATCGGCCAATACCTCACGAGAGAGAGGGCGGCCCCGCGTGACTTCGGCCGGTACGAGGACGCAGATGGGTGGTGTGGCGTCTCCGTGTCGGCGTTCTACCTCACCGACTGCCTGCTGGACGAGTACCGGCGTCAAGCGCCCAGCATCTCCTCCCTGCTCCAGGGAACGTTTGGCCGCGTGTTCCGCTCCGACCACACTCGGAAGGTGGCCCGGAAGGTGACGCTCTCGTCTGGTGTGATGTCCAGCTACGCCGTCATGAACGAGAACTGGGTCATCGTTTCCTGGGTCATGGTCCACTCAGAGACGGAGAAGTCCCTGGAGCCAATGTACCGTGGGCTGGCCAAGCGGTACGACGACGCTGAGGTGGAGAAGGCCGGCTACCACTGGATGGACAG GGATTGCTGTGCTGCGTTCAGGATCCCGGAAAGCTTCCCTGGTAAGCACCTGGACTGGAGGGCATGGGAAACCAACCCAGCCGTGGTCGCGGGGGCTGTGTCCGGTCATCTGGGGAATGCGTCTGCCTCCCGGACCTGCTACAACCCGGACATCAGCGTGAGGCTGGATTTGTTCCATTGCATGCGGCGGCTGTGTCGGGAGTGCACCTCAGAGCACCACTCTCTCTACGGCTCCTTCTGCCAGATGCTCTCCGCGGCGTTCCTGATCGTGGACCAGGACGACCTCAAGCGCCTTCAGGAGGCCTATGTGTTCTGCGGGATACAGCCACCCAATCCCACAAAGCAGCACATCAGGGAGCACTGCAGAACCAAAGTCCCCGGCCCCATGGAGCTGCTCGGCAGAGTGGAGAGGGTGATGAGGCACTACCATCTGGCCAAAGACCCCAACGACGTCCCGCTCTTCAAGCCCTCCATGCTGAAGTGCTGGAAGATCCAGAGGGTCCACGTCTTGCGCGGCTGCCTCAGCGATCCCGAGCTGGCAGAGGGCATCATGTACCGGCACGGCGGAACTCTGCAGCTCAATCACGTGCCTGGCGAGGGAGCTAGAGTCCCCATCTGGATCCCTGTGAGGGGTACGTCGCAGCAGGAGGGGTACCACTTTCACCAGGCGCAGTGGGTCACTGGGACCCAGGTGTCCCCAGAGCTTTTCCAAGCCCAGGGCATGATGGGGGTTGCGAGGTGGAACTTTCAGCGGCTGGTGTCTCTGAAGTTGCCTGGCGTCGTCCTCCCTGCCGTGTTCGACCCAGCGCTGATGGTGGACTTGAATGCCGCATCACTGGAGGCAACAGCTGAGGACAAGTACCCCATCCTTCGCCTGTCTGGCAGAGACACGGGAGAGTGCTTTGGCCTGGAGTACACGGAGCCTGGCTGCCGCCCGGTTCCTCTTGACTGGAACAAGCACAGGAGCCAGCGAGATGAGCCAGCACCAGAAGCAGCACCTCCATCCCCAGTTCGTGCGCCGTCACCTGaacctgctcctgctccagctgctgTAGAGACACCCTCACGCTCACCTACTCCAGCTCCTGTGTGTACGCCATCTCGCttgccagctccagctcctgtgtgTACGCCGTCTCGcctgccagctccagctcctgtgt GTGTCTCGTATGGTCTGCCGTCCACTCCGAGGAGCGCCCGCACTGGACCAGTCAAAACAGGTGGACGCGTGTTTGTGCTGGACTTCACCCGCTGGACGCCCCCCATGAGAGACGCAATCGACCACCTGCTGCTGAAGCACCGGGGCCAGAAGGACTACCTGCGGCTAGTGGACCAGGAGTACGGCGACATGGTTCACCGCTCTGCTGCCGACCCCAACAGCTTGTTGCACCCCACCACCAGGCTGCACATATCCCGGTATGTGAAGCACACTGCCAAGCAGCTTAACGCCAGCTCAGCACTGAACACCAGCCAGGAGAGGGTGCTTGAGACACAGCAGCTGTGGCAGTCCCTCACTGATGGCAGTGCAACAACCACTGTGCCGGTGGTGACACTTGAGCCAGccggtcctcctcctccccctcctccccctcctcctcctacgccGGCAGCGCTGACACCGGAAGCCCTTGAGCGCCTGGTGAAGGGCATTGtggagcaacagcagcagcagcagcagctgcaacaGCAGGAGCAGAGGAAGAAGCAGATCAAGACCTGTCTTGCTTGTGGACAGCCCAAGTCGCGCTACAGTACTGGTGGATCCTCAGTCCACTACTACTACCAGATGGGCCAAGACAGGTACTTTTACTGCTCCAAAAAGGTCCACGACACGTACGCTGCTGAGGGTCTGTCTGACACTGCCATGTCTTTTGAAGACTTTTCAAAGACGGACTTCTTTCCGAGGGAGCTGGCAGCTGTGAAGCAGCGTGCAGCGGACAAAGCGGACAAGCAGAGGAAGAGGCAAGCGCCTCAGCCAGAGCCAGTGGGGAGGCTCTGCAGGTTTTGCCGCTTGCCCATCAAGCAGGGACCAAacagcccacacatacacaccagcttCCCAGGTGTGCCAGGCAACTACATATACTGTCCAGCCAAAGTCCTGAACATTTACAAGGACAGGGGCATGCAGACTGAAATGACCTGGCTTGAGTTCAAGGACTCTCCTTTTTATGATGCGGAGAGAAAGcgatgg CCCGAGCCAGTTTGTTACAGCCGTCTGGGTGATGGTGACCTCCTGTCGTTGTTCTTCTGCGGCCTAAAGGCCTTCTGTCTCGACCTGGCCTAG